One window of Novipirellula aureliae genomic DNA carries:
- a CDS encoding acyl-CoA desaturase: MTDSPLSQPETDESTNLPTEGVDPQRLPLPEATQPLKILWQYVIVLSTVHLIALLAFLPFSFGYLFTWSGLILAVLGHFVFGMMGITIGYHRLLTHRGFHCPKWLEHGLAILGMCNLQDSPARWVAIHRMHHQHSDHQPDPHTPLANFLWGHVGWVVCRHRDLDRTSHYERYVRDLLRDPFYLRLERRGGWFFVFVAHAVLISLMGALFGFAVSGGIAAEAVRYSYSWFVWAVAVRTVFVLHGTWAVNSLSHVFGYRNYETRDNSRNNWLVALISHGEGWHNNHHAQPRAASHGHHWYEFDMSWRVIQFLEWVGLATDVVRPKTEQVADVEKES; encoded by the coding sequence ATCACCGACTCTCCCTTGTCGCAGCCTGAAACGGACGAATCGACCAACCTACCAACCGAGGGGGTCGACCCACAGCGCTTACCTCTGCCTGAAGCGACTCAGCCATTAAAGATTCTTTGGCAATACGTGATCGTATTGTCGACCGTTCATCTCATTGCTTTGTTGGCGTTTCTACCCTTTTCGTTTGGCTATCTGTTTACTTGGTCGGGCCTGATTTTAGCAGTACTTGGCCATTTCGTCTTCGGCATGATGGGCATCACGATAGGCTACCATCGTTTGTTGACTCATCGCGGCTTCCATTGCCCGAAATGGCTCGAGCATGGCTTGGCGATATTAGGCATGTGTAATTTGCAGGATAGCCCCGCTCGGTGGGTTGCGATTCACCGCATGCATCATCAACACAGCGACCACCAACCGGATCCCCACACGCCGCTAGCAAATTTTCTATGGGGCCATGTCGGATGGGTCGTTTGCCGCCACCGAGATTTGGATCGAACCAGTCATTACGAGCGATATGTGCGTGATTTATTGCGTGATCCGTTCTATTTGCGACTCGAACGTCGAGGCGGGTGGTTCTTTGTCTTTGTCGCCCATGCCGTTTTGATTAGCCTGATGGGAGCCTTATTTGGATTTGCCGTCAGCGGTGGCATCGCTGCGGAAGCGGTTCGCTATTCGTATAGTTGGTTTGTCTGGGCGGTTGCCGTCCGCACGGTGTTTGTGCTCCACGGTACATGGGCAGTCAATTCTCTCTCGCACGTGTTTGGCTATCGCAATTATGAGACGCGTGATAACAGCCGCAACAATTGGTTGGTGGCTCTGATCAGTCACGGCGAAGGATGGCACAACAATCATCATGCTCAGCCACGTGCCGCCTCGCACGGCCATCATTGGTACGAATTTGACATGTCGTGGCGAGTGATTCAGTTTCTCGAATGGGTCGGTTTGGCCACCGATGTGGTCCGTCCCAAGACGGAACAGGTCGCTGACGTTGAGAAGGAAAGCTGA